A stretch of the Musa acuminata AAA Group cultivar baxijiao chromosome BXJ2-7, Cavendish_Baxijiao_AAA, whole genome shotgun sequence genome encodes the following:
- the LOC135616413 gene encoding triacylglycerol lipase 2-like, with translation MGFRCFNWRLVIFFVLSMGFQGELAGAHGRRQLVQSLEAADDGVCTAVVSPQGYECREYEVKTQDGYILTMHRIPQGRGGGSAGKRQPVLLQHGVLSDGLTWLLNPPQQSLPFVLADNGFDVWITHGRGTRWSRRHESLETSDTAYWAWSWDELASYDLPATVGFVFRKTGQKLHYVGHSMGTLTALSAFSEGKLVDKIKSAALLTPVAYLTSMTTTIGRAAAS, from the exons ATGGGATTCCGTTGCTTTAACTGGCGTCTCGTCATCTTCTTCGTCCTCTCCATGGGCTTCCAGGGCGAGCTGGCTGGAGCTCACGGAAGACGGCAGCTGGTGCAAAGCCTCGAGGCGGCGGATGATGGGGTGTGCACCGCCGTGGTGAGCCCTCAGGGTTACGAGTGCCGAGAATATGAG GTGAAGACGCAAGACGGGTACATACTGACCATGCACAGGATCCcacaaggaagaggaggcggTAGCGCGGGCAAGAGGCAGCCGGTGCTGCTCCAACATGGAGTCCTCTCG GACGGGTTGACATGGCTACTGAATCCACCTCAACAATCGCTGCCTTTCGTACTTGCAGACAACGGATTCGATGTATGGATTACACACGGCAGGGGCACCAGGTGGAGCCGTCGCCATGAGTCTCTCGAAACATCAGACACG GCTTATTGGGCGTGGTCATGGGATGAGTTGGCCAGCTATGATTTGCCTGCTACTGTGGGTTTCGTATTCCGGAAAACTGGGCAGAAGCTGCACTATGTTGGTCACTCCATG GGAACTCTGACAGCTCTATCAGCATTCTCCGAGGGGAAGCTGGTGGATAAGATCAAGTCAGCTGCCCTTTTGACTCCGGTGGCCTATCTGACTTCCATGACAACTACGATCGGAAGAGCTGCAGCCAGC
- the LOC135616412 gene encoding triacylglycerol lipase 2-like, whose translation MGFRCWLLVITFVLSMGFHCELAGAHGRRQLLQSLEPPDDDVCTAVVSPQGYECQEYEVKTQDGYILTMHRIPQGRGGGSAGKRQPVLLQHGVLMDGMTWLLNPPQQSLAFVLADNGFDVWITHGRGTRWSRRHESLDTSNPAYWAWSWDELASFDLPATVGFVFRKTGRKLHYVGHSMGTLTALSAFSEGKLVDKIKSAALLTPVAYLTYMTTPIGRAAGSAFSGEVRTSSQHSLNFSMLGALGVGEFDPKGAVGTNYLEFVCAMPGVNCYDLMASFTGPNCCLNYSTVDMYLKYELQPTSVRTLVHFLQTIRSGVITKYDYGSSMANMVAYGQSSPPEYHMPNIPHHLPLLLSYGGGDMLSDVKDVQLLLKDLRNHDADKLVAQLVKEYAHLDFVMGVNAKQVVYDGLIAFFGKHS comes from the exons ATGGGATTCCGTTGCTGGCTTCTCGTCATCACCTTCGTCCTCTCCATGGGCTTCCATTGCGAGCTGGCCGGAGCTCACGGACGACGGCAGCTGCTGCAGAGCCTCGAGCCTCCGGATGACGACGTGTGCACCGCCGTGGTGAGCCCTCAGGGTTACGAGTGCCAAGAATATGAG GTGAAGACGCAAGATGGGTACATACTGACCATGCACAGGATCCcacaaggaagaggaggcggcagCGCGGGGAAGAGGCAGCCTGTGCTGCTCCAACATGGAGTCCTCATG GACGGGATGACATGGCTTCTGAATCCACCTCAACAATCACTGGCTTTCGTACTTGCAGACAACGGATTCGATGTCTGGATCACACACGGCAGGGGCACCAGGTGGAGCCGTCGCCATGAGTCTCTCGATACATCAAACCCG GCTTATTGGGCGTGGTCATGGGATGAGTTGGCCAGCTTTGATTTGCCTGCCACTGTGGGTTTTGTATTCCGGAAAACTGGGCGGAAGCTGCACTATGTTGGTCACTCCATG GGAACTCTGACAGCTCTATCAGCATTCTCCGAGGGGAAGCTGGTGGATAAGATCAAGTCAGCTGCCCTTTTGACTCCGGTGGCCTATCTGACTTACATGACAACTCCAATCGGAAGAGCTGCAGGCAGCGCATTCTCAGGAGAAGTAAGAACGAGTTCACAACACTCTTTGAATTTTTCT ATGTTGGGAGCACTTGGAGTGGGAGAATTTGATCCTAAAGG GGCAGTCGGAACCAATTATTTGGAGTTCGTCTGCGCTATGCCGGGGGTGAACTGCTACGACCTTATGGCATCATTCACAG GGCCAAACTGCTGCCTCAATTACTCCACTGTTGACATGTACTTGAAGTATGAACTCCAGCCGACATCCGTGAGGACACTCGTCCATTTTTTACAGA CGATCAGAAGTGGAGTGATAACAAAATACGACTACGGGAGCAGTATGGCCAACATGGTTGcgtatgggcagagcagcccaccCGAGTACCACATGCCCAACATTCCACAccacctgccgctgctgctcaGCTACGGCGGCGGTGACATGCTGTCGGACGTCAAGGACGTGCAGCTGCTGTTGAAAGATCTCCGCAACCATGACGCCGACAAGCTCGTGGCTCAGCTGGTGAAGGAGTACGCACATCTGGACTTCGTGATGGGGGTGAATGCCAAGCAGGTCGTCTACGACGGCCTCATCGCATTCTTCGGCAAACACAGTTGA
- the LOC135616411 gene encoding triacylglycerol lipase 2-like → MGFRCWLLVITFVLSMGFHCELAGAHGRRQLLQSLEPPDDDVCTAVVSPQGYECQEYEVKTQDGYILTMHRIPQGRGGGSAGKRQPVLLQHGVLMDGMTWLLNPPQQSLAFVLADNGFDVWITHGRGTRWSRRHESLDTSNPAYWAWSWDELASFDLPATVGFVFRKTGRKLHYVGHSMGTLTALSAFSEGKLVDKIKSAALLTPVAYLTYMTTPIGRAAGSAFSGEMLGALGVGEFDPKGAVGTNYLEFVCAMPGVNCYDLMASFTGPNCCLNYSTVDMYLKYELQPTSVRTLVHFLQTIRSGVITKYDYGSSMANMVAYGQSSPPEYHMPNIPHHLPLLLSYGGGDMLSDVKDVQLLLKDLRNHDADKLVAQLVKEYAHLDFVMGVNAKQVVYDGLIAFFGKHS, encoded by the exons ATGGGATTCCGTTGCTGGCTTCTCGTCATCACCTTCGTCCTCTCCATGGGCTTCCATTGCGAGCTGGCCGGAGCTCACGGACGACGGCAGCTGCTGCAGAGCCTCGAGCCTCCGGATGACGACGTGTGCACCGCCGTGGTGAGCCCTCAGGGTTACGAGTGCCAAGAATATGAG GTGAAGACGCAAGATGGGTACATACTGACCATGCACAGGATCCcacaaggaagaggaggcggcagCGCGGGGAAGAGGCAGCCTGTGCTGCTCCAACATGGAGTCCTCATG GACGGGATGACATGGCTTCTGAATCCACCTCAACAATCACTGGCTTTCGTACTTGCAGACAACGGATTCGATGTCTGGATCACACACGGCAGGGGCACCAGGTGGAGCCGTCGCCATGAGTCTCTCGATACATCAAACCCG GCTTATTGGGCGTGGTCATGGGATGAGTTGGCCAGCTTTGATTTGCCTGCCACTGTGGGTTTTGTATTCCGGAAAACTGGGCGGAAGCTGCACTATGTTGGTCACTCCATG GGAACTCTGACAGCTCTATCAGCATTCTCCGAGGGGAAGCTGGTGGATAAGATCAAGTCAGCTGCCCTTTTGACTCCGGTGGCCTATCTGACTTACATGACAACTCCAATCGGAAGAGCTGCAGGCAGCGCATTCTCAGGAGAA ATGTTGGGAGCACTTGGAGTGGGAGAATTTGATCCTAAAGG GGCAGTCGGAACCAATTATTTGGAGTTCGTCTGCGCTATGCCGGGGGTGAACTGCTACGACCTTATGGCATCATTCACAG GGCCAAACTGCTGCCTCAATTACTCCACTGTTGACATGTACTTGAAGTATGAACTCCAGCCGACATCCGTGAGGACACTCGTCCATTTTTTACAGA CGATCAGAAGTGGAGTGATAACAAAATACGACTACGGGAGCAGTATGGCCAACATGGTTGcgtatgggcagagcagcccaccCGAGTACCACATGCCCAACATTCCACAccacctgccgctgctgctcaGCTACGGCGGCGGTGACATGCTGTCGGACGTCAAGGACGTGCAGCTGCTGTTGAAAGATCTCCGCAACCATGACGCCGACAAGCTCGTGGCTCAGCTGGTGAAGGAGTACGCACATCTGGACTTCGTGATGGGGGTGAATGCCAAGCAGGTCGTCTACGACGGCCTCATCGCATTCTTCGGCAAACACAGTTGA